Proteins from one Hemibagrus wyckioides isolate EC202008001 linkage group LG16, SWU_Hwy_1.0, whole genome shotgun sequence genomic window:
- the LOC131367064 gene encoding beta-microseminoprotein-like gives MSMMKRSVFVGIFLLALVSVIHAGCKFEKLEQGATRCEDDFDKTIHPIGTTWKNSMCERCSCKATFKSCCTGWPTSASGDCTIKHDFKTCTFEVVHLYKDAPCMVIGK, from the exons ATG TCCATGATGAAGAGGTCAGTGTTTGTGGGAATCTTCCTGCTTGCTCTCGTCTCTGTGATCCATGCTGGATGCAAGTTTGAGAAGCTAGAACAAG GTGCGACTCGATGTGAGGATGACTTTGATAAAACGATCCATCCGATCGGAACCACCTGGAAAAACAGCATGTGTGAACGCTGCTCATGCAAAGCCACTTTTAAAAGCTGCTGTACCGG ATGGCCAACAAGTGCATCTGGAGACTGCACCATTAAACATGATTTTAAAACCTGTACATTTGAAGTGGTTCACCTGTATAAAGACGCTCCCTGTATGGTTATTGGAAAGTGA
- the LOC131366576 gene encoding beta-microseminoprotein E1-like translates to MSMMKSSVFVGIFLLALVSVIHAACVHEKLDPGTTQCEDYLDKTIHPIGSTWTNSMCQRCSCMASFKSCCIGWPTSVSGGCTIKYDYNTCTFELIHLDKNVHCGAAGK, encoded by the exons ATG TCCATGATGAAGAGCTCAGTGTTTGTGGGAATTTTCCTGCTTGCTCTCGTCTCTGTGATCCATGCTGCCTGCGTTCATGAGAAGCTAGACCCAG GTACGACTCAATGTGAGGATTACTTGGATAAAACGATCCATCCGATCGGAAGTACCTGGACAAACAGCATGTGTCAACGCTGCTCGTGCATGGCCTCTTTCAAAAGCTGCTGTATCGG ATGGCCAACAAGTGTGTCTGGAGGCTGCACcattaaatatgattataaTACCTGTACTTTTGAATTGATTCATCTGGATAAAAATGTTCACTGTGGGGCTGCTGGAAAGTGA